A genomic region of Friedmanniella luteola contains the following coding sequences:
- a CDS encoding DUF6457 domain-containing protein — protein MELTEWLEAVAQRLDLPGGALTETEVSVLLDLARDAAHEVERVAAPLTTFLAGVAVGRGLPLEDAARTLTNLLAEPGPQAQDSPG, from the coding sequence ATGGAGCTGACGGAGTGGCTGGAGGCGGTCGCCCAGCGACTGGACCTGCCCGGTGGGGCGTTGACGGAGACGGAGGTCTCGGTGCTGCTGGACCTGGCCCGGGACGCCGCGCACGAGGTCGAGCGGGTGGCGGCCCCGCTGACCACGTTCCTCGCCGGCGTGGCCGTCGGCCGGGGCCTCCCGCTGGAGGACGCGGCCCGAACGCTGACCAACCTGCTGGCCGAACCCGGCCCGCAGGCCCAGGACAGCCCGGGCTGA
- the fdhD gene encoding formate dehydrogenase accessory sulfurtransferase FdhD, translating into MGRVTRLHPVLKLGPDTAVRRTDTLAVEEPLEIRLDGEAFQVTMRTPGDDVDLVHGLLHSEGVIASAADLLGARYCDGVGPDGANTYNVLDVALASTARPPAPEQRRRVTTTSACGVCGTTSIDQVVKQTGHPLGEGFRLPTALISAAPDRLREHQKAFDKTGGLHAAGLMTTEGTIVCAREDVGRHNAVDKVVGWALRQGRLPLSDLVLVVSGRASFELTQKAVLAGLPMMIAVSAPSSLAAELATESGLTLVGFVRGERMNVYSHPERVLTPAPVG; encoded by the coding sequence ATGGGACGCGTCACCCGCCTGCACCCGGTGCTCAAGCTCGGACCCGACACGGCCGTGCGCCGCACCGACACGCTCGCCGTCGAGGAGCCGCTGGAGATCCGGCTCGACGGCGAGGCCTTCCAGGTCACCATGCGCACCCCGGGCGACGACGTCGACCTGGTCCACGGGCTGCTGCACAGCGAGGGCGTCATCGCCTCCGCCGCCGACCTCCTCGGCGCCCGCTACTGCGACGGCGTCGGCCCCGACGGCGCGAACACCTACAACGTCCTCGACGTGGCGCTGGCGTCGACCGCGCGGCCGCCTGCCCCCGAGCAGCGGCGGCGGGTGACCACCACCAGTGCCTGCGGGGTGTGCGGCACCACCAGCATCGACCAGGTGGTGAAGCAGACCGGTCACCCGCTCGGCGAGGGGTTCCGGTTGCCGACCGCGCTCATCTCGGCGGCCCCCGACCGGCTGCGCGAGCACCAGAAGGCGTTCGACAAGACGGGCGGCCTGCACGCCGCCGGGTTGATGACGACCGAGGGCACCATCGTCTGCGCGCGCGAGGACGTCGGGCGGCACAACGCCGTCGACAAGGTGGTGGGCTGGGCGCTGCGGCAGGGCCGGCTGCCCCTGTCGGACCTCGTGCTGGTGGTCTCCGGTCGCGCGTCCTTCGAGCTGACCCAGAAGGCCGTGCTCGCCGGCCTCCCCATGATGATCGCGGTGTCGGCGCCCAGCTCGCTCGCCGCCGAGCTCGCCACGGAGTCGGGCCTCACCCTGGTCGGCTTCGTCCGAGGGGAGCGGATGAACGTCTACTCCCACCCGGAGCGCGTGCTCACCCCCGCACCCGTTGGTTGA